The Bacteroidota bacterium genome includes a region encoding these proteins:
- a CDS encoding TolC family protein — MKSIYFFLLFTVLTTAISFSQSTETYTLENCYQLAETNFPLTQQRDVITAVTDESIRKIGTYWQPQVYVNAQATYQSDVTQLPISFPGIEIPVLSKDQYKATLDINQMLYDGGIVHQQKELQLSGSEIEKQKIEVEIYKLREKINQLYFIILQADKNIALVNNLQNELNNQKQKIKAGIQFGTASQNSADILDAEIIKADQKLIEVRSARESAVLMLSRLIGQPITPSALFKTPEVEFNMNDTLNVRPEVKLFDLQEQQLGLQIHFAQAPTLPKLSLFAQGGYGKPGLNFLDDEFSFYYIGGIKLSYPLWTGNTKKYDRNIYSMNITSSQIYRQNFILNSSILTSQYTGEIKKLGQLIEKDLMLIGLKKKLTSSASLQLENGIISANDYVSFLNQETEANINLATHEIQLLAAQINYMITLGKIK, encoded by the coding sequence ATGAAAAGTATATATTTTTTTCTGTTATTTACTGTTTTAACCACAGCAATATCTTTTTCACAAAGTACAGAAACCTATACTCTGGAAAATTGTTATCAACTCGCAGAAACAAATTTCCCACTTACCCAACAACGCGATGTAATTACAGCAGTTACCGACGAAAGCATCAGAAAAATAGGAACTTATTGGCAGCCCCAAGTATACGTAAATGCACAAGCCACTTATCAGAGTGATGTTACACAATTGCCCATCAGTTTTCCGGGAATCGAAATTCCGGTGTTGAGTAAAGATCAATATAAAGCTACATTAGACATCAATCAAATGTTGTATGATGGTGGAATTGTACATCAACAAAAAGAATTACAACTAAGCGGGAGCGAAATTGAAAAACAAAAAATAGAAGTTGAGATATATAAACTGCGCGAAAAAATAAATCAGTTATATTTTATTATTCTGCAAGCGGATAAAAATATAGCATTGGTAAATAATCTTCAAAATGAACTAAATAATCAGAAACAAAAAATTAAGGCGGGAATACAGTTTGGCACAGCATCCCAAAATTCAGCTGACATATTGGATGCGGAAATAATTAAAGCAGACCAGAAATTGATAGAGGTGAGATCAGCGCGCGAATCTGCCGTTTTAATGTTGTCCAGATTGATAGGCCAACCCATTACCCCAAGTGCATTATTTAAAACTCCTGAAGTGGAATTTAACATGAATGATACTTTGAATGTTCGTCCCGAAGTAAAATTATTCGATTTGCAGGAGCAGCAATTAGGATTGCAAATTCATTTTGCACAGGCCCCTACCCTTCCTAAATTGAGTTTATTTGCACAAGGCGGTTATGGTAAACCAGGACTCAATTTTTTGGATGATGAATTTTCTTTTTATTATATAGGAGGAATAAAACTCAGTTATCCATTGTGGACCGGAAATACAAAAAAGTATGATAGGAATATTTATTCTATGAATATCACCTCATCGCAGATCTACAGACAAAATTTTATTCTTAATTCCAGTATTCTTACAAGTCAGTACACAGGAGAGATCAAAAAATTGGGTCAACTTATCGAAAAAGACCTGATGCTTATCGGATTAAAAAAGAAATTGACAAGCTCGGCCTCACTGCAATTGGAAAACGGAATTATTTCGGCAAATGATTATGTTAGTTTTCTGAATCAGGAAACAGAAGCCAATATTAATCTGGCAACACATGAGATACAATTGTTAGCCGCACAAATAAACTACATGATAACCCTTGGTAAAATTAAATAA
- a CDS encoding TetR/AcrR family transcriptional regulator, translated as MSKKEIIIPDKNTEERILDAARKVFTRKGFAAARMEDIAKEADMNRALLHYYFRSKQKMFEVIFEENLKHFFGNFLKILTTEEELEIKIRKLVEAEIDMLLQNQYLPLFMLNEMNRDPEMIKDRLFQIPQKQFIPEFIKQVEKEITKGTIKKVAPMHLLINIISLCIFPFAGKPMMMTITGIDQKQFELMMLDRKKIIADLIITSIKK; from the coding sequence ATGAGTAAAAAAGAAATTATAATACCCGACAAGAACACGGAAGAGCGCATATTGGATGCTGCAAGAAAGGTATTTACTCGCAAAGGTTTTGCTGCTGCCAGAATGGAGGATATTGCAAAGGAGGCCGACATGAACAGAGCCCTTCTTCACTATTACTTCCGAAGTAAACAGAAAATGTTTGAAGTGATATTTGAGGAAAATCTGAAACACTTTTTTGGCAATTTTCTAAAAATATTGACCACGGAGGAAGAACTGGAAATCAAGATCAGAAAGTTGGTTGAAGCTGAAATTGACATGTTATTGCAAAACCAATATTTACCTCTTTTTATGTTAAATGAAATGAATCGCGATCCCGAAATGATAAAGGACCGATTGTTTCAAATACCGCAAAAACAATTTATCCCCGAATTTATTAAACAGGTGGAAAAGGAGATAACGAAAGGCACCATTAAAAAAGTGGCTCCCATGCACTTGTTAATTAATATCATTTCCTTATGCATTTTCCCTTTTGCAGGAAAACCGATGATGATGACAATTACAGGCATAGACCAAAAACAATTTGAACTCATGATGCTGGATCGCAAAAAAATTATTGCGGATCTTATCATCACTTCTATAAAAAAATAA
- a CDS encoding DNA polymerase/3'-5' exonuclease PolX has translation MLSNKEVSGLFKTLGALMELHGENDFKTKSYTNAAFQLGRVTGSVMEMPEAELDNIQGVGKSIIGKIKELRNSGTIAALEEYMQKTPPGLVEILQIKGLGGKKVGMIWRDLGIESVGELLYACNENRLASLKGFGEKTQESVIKSIEYFQSNIGKFHYARIAAAVDEIIGLLKERITSDKISLCGDIRRKCNVIEKLEIICAESCNIANNLYAFPFLLRDNNAENLISGKTTNDIHFEISIVPDQDYYFELFKKTGSEKHVDIIVQKLNNKTQFDSEEAIYQAAGYSYISPEFREEHIDLDSLEEASIITLQDIRGVVHNHSTWSDGKNTVEEMALACKKGGYEYFVISDHSKTASYAGGLTETQISEQQKEIEALNNKYPDFKIFKSIECDILFDGKMDYADEILKTFDLVIASVHQNLKMDEQKATARLLGAIENPYTTILGHMTGRLLLSRPGYPVDHKKIIEVCAANDVVIEINANPYRLDIDNSWIPLALKNKVMISINPDAHSVEGIKDINWGVISARKGGLTKSMTWNGMNRAEIESWLMNRKKKKGIS, from the coding sequence ATGCTTTCAAACAAAGAGGTTTCGGGTTTATTTAAAACCTTAGGTGCACTTATGGAGCTGCACGGGGAGAACGATTTTAAGACCAAGAGTTATACCAATGCTGCCTTTCAGCTAGGAAGGGTTACTGGAAGTGTAATGGAAATGCCTGAAGCGGAACTGGATAATATTCAGGGAGTAGGCAAATCCATAATCGGTAAAATAAAGGAATTGCGCAATTCGGGAACCATTGCTGCATTGGAGGAATATATGCAAAAAACGCCTCCGGGTCTTGTGGAAATTCTCCAAATTAAAGGTTTGGGTGGCAAAAAAGTGGGTATGATATGGCGTGATCTTGGAATTGAATCGGTTGGGGAATTATTATATGCCTGTAACGAAAACCGACTCGCAAGCTTGAAAGGTTTTGGAGAAAAAACACAGGAAAGTGTAATTAAGTCCATCGAATATTTTCAGAGTAATATCGGCAAATTTCATTATGCGAGAATTGCTGCTGCAGTGGATGAAATTATTGGCCTGCTAAAAGAAAGGATTACTTCCGATAAAATTTCTTTATGTGGTGATATCCGGAGAAAATGTAATGTGATAGAAAAATTAGAGATCATTTGTGCGGAATCTTGTAACATCGCAAATAATTTGTATGCATTTCCTTTTTTATTGCGGGATAACAATGCAGAAAATTTAATATCGGGAAAAACAACAAATGATATTCACTTTGAAATTAGCATCGTCCCCGATCAGGATTATTATTTTGAATTATTTAAAAAGACAGGGTCAGAAAAACATGTTGATATTATCGTTCAGAAATTAAATAATAAAACACAATTTGATTCGGAGGAAGCAATTTATCAAGCCGCGGGATATTCTTATATTTCCCCAGAGTTCCGCGAGGAACATATTGATCTCGATTCGCTGGAAGAGGCCAGTATCATTACGCTGCAGGACATTAGGGGAGTTGTTCACAACCACAGCACCTGGAGTGATGGGAAAAATACGGTAGAAGAAATGGCACTGGCTTGTAAAAAGGGAGGGTACGAATATTTTGTAATTTCCGATCACTCTAAAACTGCGTCTTATGCAGGTGGATTAACCGAAACACAAATATCAGAGCAACAAAAAGAAATTGAAGCACTCAATAATAAGTATCCTGATTTTAAAATTTTTAAAAGCATAGAGTGTGATATATTATTTGATGGAAAAATGGATTATGCAGATGAAATATTAAAAACCTTTGATCTTGTAATTGCAAGTGTTCATCAGAATTTAAAAATGGATGAACAAAAAGCAACTGCCCGTTTACTTGGTGCTATTGAAAATCCCTACACAACAATTTTAGGTCACATGACCGGCAGATTATTATTGAGTCGGCCTGGTTATCCTGTTGACCATAAAAAAATAATTGAGGTTTGTGCTGCAAATGATGTTGTTATAGAAATAAATGCAAATCCCTATCGATTGGATATTGACAACAGCTGGATACCTCTTGCCTTAAAAAACAAAGTAATGATCTCCATAAATCCCGATGCGCATAGTGTGGAAGGAATTAAAGATATCAACTGGGGAGTAATATCCGCCCGAAAGGGAGGTCTTACAAAAAGTATGACCTGGAATGGTATGAACAGGGCTGAAATTGAATCCTGGCTCATGAACAGAAAAAAGAAAAAAGGCATTTCGTAA
- a CDS encoding UbiA family prenyltransferase, producing MRKYFSLITFSHTVFALPFAIIGFTLGTRQPGADPFSWTDLLLVIACMVFARSAAMAFNRYIDSDIDKLNKRTAQREIPSGVISRKRALFFVIFNAAAFVICAGLLNRLCLYLSPVALLVILGYSYTKRFTWLCHFILGLGLSLAPIGAYIAVTETFQILPILFSLAVFTWVSGFDIIYALQDEDFDTENNLYSIPVKLGKTNAIIVSICLHIITVMLICYAGLYIEFSTWYWLGAGLFTGLLIYQHLIVKPDDLSRINRAFFTTNGVASVIFGIFVIVDLIYF from the coding sequence ATGCGCAAGTATTTTTCACTTATAACCTTTAGTCACACCGTTTTTGCGTTGCCATTTGCAATTATTGGTTTCACCTTGGGAACCCGCCAGCCTGGCGCTGATCCTTTCAGTTGGACCGATCTGCTTTTAGTTATCGCCTGTATGGTATTTGCCAGAAGTGCGGCTATGGCGTTCAACAGGTATATCGACAGCGATATCGATAAACTAAATAAACGAACTGCACAAAGAGAAATTCCGAGTGGGGTTATTTCTAGAAAAAGAGCCTTATTCTTTGTAATTTTTAATGCCGCTGCATTTGTAATTTGTGCGGGATTGCTCAACAGACTTTGTTTGTATTTATCACCTGTAGCTTTGCTTGTGATCTTGGGATATAGTTATACAAAAAGATTTACCTGGCTTTGTCATTTTATTTTGGGGTTGGGATTATCACTCGCTCCAATTGGAGCATATATTGCGGTTACGGAAACTTTTCAGATATTGCCAATACTTTTTTCTTTAGCAGTATTTACCTGGGTTTCTGGGTTTGATATTATTTATGCTTTGCAGGATGAAGATTTTGATACGGAAAATAATTTGTATTCCATACCGGTAAAATTGGGAAAAACAAATGCAATAATTGTTTCCATTTGTTTACACATCATAACGGTGATGCTGATTTGTTATGCAGGATTATATATTGAATTTAGCACATGGTATTGGTTAGGTGCAGGTTTATTTACCGGTTTACTTATTTATCAGCATTTAATTGTAAAACCGGACGATCTGAGCAGAATAAACAGAGCATTTTTCACCACTAATGGAGTTGCAAGTGTGATATTTGGAATTTTTGTAATTGTTGATCTAATCTATTTCTGA
- the ruvX gene encoding Holliday junction resolvase RuvX, whose amino-acid sequence MARVLGIDYGAKRVGLAVTDPMQIIATALTTVESKIALDYIIKYIKENEVEKILIGYPLDLRGNATHATHMVDRFIIELSKKINGIPIVKWDEAYTSKMAMRTLIDSGVKKKQRRDKGLLDQISATIILQEYLQNL is encoded by the coding sequence ATGGCTAGAGTATTAGGTATAGATTACGGCGCAAAACGTGTGGGACTGGCAGTTACAGACCCTATGCAAATTATTGCAACAGCATTAACAACGGTGGAAAGTAAAATTGCATTGGATTATATTATTAAGTATATCAAGGAAAATGAAGTAGAAAAAATATTAATAGGTTATCCATTGGACCTTCGTGGAAATGCCACGCATGCGACACATATGGTAGATCGGTTTATCATTGAACTTTCTAAAAAAATAAATGGTATTCCTATTGTTAAATGGGATGAAGCATATACCAGTAAAATGGCAATGCGCACTCTAATTGATAGTGGAGTAAAGAAAAAACAAAGGCGCGATAAAGGTCTCCTGGATCAGATAAGCGCAACTATAATTTTACAGGAATATTTACAAAATTTGTAA
- a CDS encoding peptide deformylase, which produces MILPITAYGNPVLKKVAKDIDPEYPGLQKLIADMWETMYNGRGVGLAAPQVGLDIRLFVIDSEQLVKENEEDEEEEEDDRYRITKGIKKVFINPKIVKEFGTPWVYEEGCLSIPDIRVKISRNETVTLRYYDENFMEHTEDFSEMNARIIQHEYDHVEGILLTDHMTPLKRSLIKTKLENISKGKVSVKYKMKFAVVK; this is translated from the coding sequence ATGATATTACCAATTACTGCATACGGAAATCCGGTATTAAAAAAAGTAGCAAAGGATATAGATCCCGAATATCCGGGTTTACAAAAACTCATTGCTGATATGTGGGAGACCATGTATAATGGAAGAGGAGTTGGATTGGCTGCTCCACAGGTTGGGTTGGATATACGTTTATTTGTTATTGATAGCGAACAATTAGTAAAAGAGAATGAGGAGGATGAAGAAGAGGAGGAAGACGATAGATACCGCATTACAAAAGGCATAAAAAAGGTGTTTATCAACCCTAAAATTGTCAAGGAATTCGGCACTCCCTGGGTGTATGAGGAGGGCTGTTTGAGCATACCCGATATTCGTGTCAAAATATCGCGTAACGAAACGGTTACGCTTCGGTATTATGACGAAAATTTCATGGAACACACAGAAGATTTCAGTGAAATGAACGCCCGTATCATTCAGCATGAATACGATCATGTGGAGGGAATTCTTCTCACTGATCACATGACTCCCCTCAAGCGCAGTCTCATAAAAACCAAGCTGGAAAATATTTCGAAAGGGAAGGTGTCGGTGAAGTATAAGATGAAGTTTGCGGTGGTGAAGTAG
- a CDS encoding histidine kinase, whose product MAIKRYSKKEPIVFLWVIVPYILCMNLLLFGTCIFNSFGAFFLSFFSSVVYFFIIYAIFGTVAVLIKNRISAAGDLFKRIMVMLPVFYVMNIGAINGAYYVYERANIFGCEPLADMKWWTILYACVMSTVITFINEGMANWEKWKNSISESEKLRNNYQRSKLLGLKGQINPHFLFNCFNTLSGLIHENEEDAEKFLDEMTKVHRYLLRNDDDFLVPVVDEIKFAQSYLNLIKARFGNAINTTVNITRETLQQFIPPLSLQVILENIIYTNALTKKQPLQIRIDYDKDNHLLITHSLHEKIIVQNLNVDEGLDNLIRKYNLLNVEGMQIAESDGMRTIVLPLFTSNKTDS is encoded by the coding sequence ATGGCGATCAAAAGGTATAGTAAAAAGGAACCAATAGTATTTCTTTGGGTAATAGTTCCCTATATCCTGTGTATGAATTTGCTTTTGTTTGGCACCTGCATTTTTAATTCGTTTGGCGCATTTTTCCTGAGTTTTTTTTCCAGCGTTGTATATTTTTTCATTATTTACGCCATTTTTGGGACTGTTGCTGTTTTGATCAAAAACAGAATATCGGCTGCCGGAGATCTTTTTAAAAGGATCATGGTGATGTTACCTGTTTTTTATGTAATGAATATAGGTGCAATTAATGGCGCATATTATGTTTATGAAAGAGCAAATATTTTTGGATGTGAGCCACTTGCTGACATGAAATGGTGGACAATTTTATACGCATGTGTAATGAGTACCGTTATTACATTCATAAATGAAGGAATGGCAAATTGGGAAAAATGGAAAAATTCAATTTCAGAAAGTGAGAAATTACGGAATAATTATCAGCGCAGTAAATTGTTGGGATTAAAGGGCCAGATAAATCCTCATTTTTTATTTAATTGTTTTAATACACTTTCAGGCTTAATTCATGAGAATGAAGAGGATGCGGAAAAGTTTTTAGATGAAATGACAAAAGTACACCGATATCTGCTTCGGAATGACGATGATTTTTTAGTACCTGTTGTTGATGAAATTAAATTTGCACAGTCATACCTCAATTTAATAAAAGCCCGGTTCGGAAATGCAATTAATACCACGGTAAATATTACCCGGGAGACGTTACAACAGTTTATTCCACCTCTGAGTTTGCAAGTGATTCTTGAAAATATTATTTATACAAATGCTCTCACTAAGAAACAGCCACTGCAGATTCGCATCGATTACGATAAAGACAATCACCTTCTTATTACGCATTCTCTGCACGAAAAAATAATTGTCCAAAATTTGAATGTAGATGAAGGGTTGGATAATTTGATTCGTAAATATAATTTACTCAACGTGGAGGGAATGCAAATTGCTGAATCGGATGGAATGAGAACCATAGTATTGCCATTATTCACCAGTAACAAAACTGATTCATGA
- a CDS encoding histidine kinase, producing the protein MKIPNPPRHQYIGFWLSMPFIVLAWCYILYDNRLFHDWKVCAVTYPIIYLIGYCSWRMHGVYDHYIRKKFPSLDETHKRVKYKLAVNLLVMTPSVLLILLVFHGFHILGYQVAEGDIKYAYLAGLTVNIIFESLWEVIYIIEKYKESVAEKEMIEQMQLQQEFDNLKQKVNPHFLFNCFNTLSSLITEDKEKAETFLDELSKVYRYLLRNNESGMSTVEEEMNFIRSYAKLLQTRYGDAFVMNLNIDNKFKEFELPSLSLQLLIENAVKHNVVSKQDPIRVSIISTEDGHLRIENNLNKRINTAESTGIGLKNIREKYKLLHRNDIEIVETNESFVVTLPMMG; encoded by the coding sequence ATGAAAATACCGAATCCTCCCAGACATCAATATATCGGATTTTGGTTATCCATGCCATTTATCGTTTTGGCCTGGTGTTATATTTTGTATGATAATAGATTATTTCACGACTGGAAGGTGTGTGCAGTAACATATCCCATAATCTATCTTATTGGATATTGTTCCTGGCGTATGCATGGTGTTTACGATCATTATATTCGCAAAAAATTTCCTTCATTAGACGAAACACACAAACGTGTCAAATATAAACTGGCGGTAAATTTACTGGTAATGACACCTTCCGTTTTGTTGATTTTGTTGGTGTTTCACGGTTTTCATATTCTAGGTTATCAGGTTGCAGAAGGAGATATAAAATATGCCTATCTGGCAGGTTTAACTGTTAATATTATTTTCGAATCGTTATGGGAAGTAATTTATATCATAGAAAAATATAAGGAATCGGTGGCTGAGAAAGAAATGATTGAACAGATGCAGTTGCAACAGGAATTTGATAATCTGAAACAGAAGGTAAATCCCCATTTTTTATTTAATTGTTTTAATACACTTTCCTCTTTAATTACAGAGGACAAGGAGAAGGCGGAAACCTTCCTTGATGAGCTCAGCAAAGTTTATCGTTATCTTTTACGTAATAATGAAAGCGGAATGAGCACTGTGGAAGAGGAAATGAATTTTATTCGTTCTTATGCTAAATTATTGCAGACCCGTTATGGAGACGCATTTGTAATGAATTTAAATATTGACAATAAGTTTAAGGAATTTGAACTACCCTCTCTTAGTTTGCAATTGTTGATCGAAAATGCCGTAAAACATAATGTTGTAAGCAAACAAGACCCTATCAGGGTATCTATAATCTCTACGGAGGATGGTCATCTGAGGATAGAAAATAATTTGAATAAAAGGATCAACACAGCAGAATCAACTGGAATAGGGCTTAAGAATATCAGGGAGAAATACAAACTATTACACAGGAATGATATAGAAATTGTTGAGACAAATGAATCGTTTGTAGTTACACTGCCTATGATGGGATAA
- a CDS encoding response regulator transcription factor, protein MKIFIVEDEELAVKKLQKTLFAVNPDIKIAGTADSIASSVEWLQNNPQPDLILMDIELADGQSFEIFNLFKVKSPVIFTTSYDEYALKAFKVNSIDYLLKPIQKEDMEAALKKFMDLKKVYNSSDEPGMQVNSLIKELQNTLQNKEYRKRFLVKHLQKLISVDIENIAYFYSDDRINFFKTFDDKKYVIDYTMDEIETMIDPREYFRINRAFLVSIKGIDQIHDYFGNRLKLYLKPDIDKEALVSREKVTEFKEWMGK, encoded by the coding sequence ATGAAGATATTTATTGTTGAAGATGAAGAATTGGCAGTAAAAAAATTACAAAAAACACTGTTTGCGGTTAACCCCGATATTAAAATTGCAGGAACAGCAGATAGTATTGCCTCCTCCGTGGAATGGTTGCAAAATAATCCCCAACCTGACCTTATTTTAATGGATATAGAACTCGCTGATGGGCAAAGTTTTGAGATATTCAATTTATTTAAGGTTAAGAGTCCCGTCATCTTTACCACAAGTTATGATGAATATGCATTAAAGGCTTTTAAGGTGAATAGTATTGATTATTTATTGAAACCTATTCAGAAAGAAGACATGGAAGCAGCTCTGAAAAAATTCATGGATTTGAAAAAAGTATATAACTCGTCTGATGAGCCTGGAATGCAAGTAAATTCACTCATTAAAGAGTTACAGAATACATTGCAAAATAAAGAATATCGGAAAAGATTTCTCGTAAAACATTTGCAAAAACTTATTTCTGTAGATATAGAAAATATTGCATATTTCTACAGCGACGATAGGATCAATTTTTTTAAAACCTTCGATGATAAAAAATATGTTATCGACTATACGATGGATGAAATAGAAACCATGATAGATCCCCGCGAATATTTCCGGATAAACAGAGCTTTTCTGGTATCTATTAAAGGAATAGATCAGATTCACGATTATTTCGGGAACAGACTTAAATTATATCTTAAACCTGATATTGATAAGGAGGCTCTGGTGAGCAGAGAAAAGGTGACGGAATTTAAAGAGTGGATGGGCAAATAA
- a CDS encoding T9SS type A sorting domain-containing protein encodes MKNFNHFFTTAFILISLNLNAQTNGVDPNFGDEGMVKTDINGKFDDATDIYILDNGKILAAGNSMVGSHYEFAVAQFLSDGTLDESFGESGFATIEFSTFHCLVKAITVQEDGKIILVGNYDNNYYTDPAIARFNEDGTIDTTFGVDGLVKFDLSAQFDDFNDVVVQPDGKIVVAGSSYKYGTDDFLLVRFNEDGSTDNSFGVDGFVYSDFDETEDVIYSVLLQKDKKILVSGYSGYGSVYFAAARYLENGLLDPTFSIDGKITIESGSRADKSYGMAFQSDSSIVLAGNHHAGATDEYMFARISTFGVLDNTFGTGGILYISTLNATDIIKDVVVQSDDKIVACGSRNNEAVFVRVTRNGALDNTFGVDGILMLAEADNTNILNALAITADNFVIGAGSANQDDYSDFLLLQINVDIQSSIHNTNGVIVSDNIYPNPAKNNITIKLNTEFGNLQEIGIYSLNGEEVYSQRHVSSQHSISITLPSQLQTGLYFVNLKYEKGNTSTKIQIIK; translated from the coding sequence ATGAAAAACTTTAATCACTTCTTTACTACAGCATTTATTTTAATTTCATTAAATCTCAACGCGCAAACCAATGGTGTCGATCCGAATTTCGGGGATGAAGGAATGGTAAAAACCGATATCAATGGCAAATTTGATGACGCAACAGATATATATATATTAGATAATGGTAAAATTCTGGCAGCCGGAAATTCGATGGTAGGCAGTCACTATGAATTTGCCGTTGCGCAATTTTTATCTGATGGAACTTTAGATGAATCTTTTGGAGAATCAGGATTTGCTACAATTGAATTCAGCACTTTTCATTGTCTTGTGAAAGCAATTACAGTGCAGGAAGATGGGAAAATAATTCTTGTAGGAAATTATGATAATAATTATTATACCGACCCGGCAATTGCCCGATTTAATGAAGATGGAACAATTGATACTACATTCGGAGTTGATGGTTTAGTAAAATTTGACCTCAGTGCACAGTTCGACGATTTTAATGATGTTGTAGTTCAGCCTGATGGTAAAATTGTAGTAGCGGGAAGTTCATATAAGTATGGCACGGATGATTTTTTATTGGTGCGATTTAATGAAGATGGATCAACTGATAATTCGTTTGGTGTAGATGGATTTGTATACTCAGATTTTGATGAAACAGAAGATGTGATCTATTCTGTTTTATTACAAAAAGATAAAAAGATTCTGGTTTCCGGATATTCAGGTTATGGATCTGTATACTTTGCGGCTGCGAGATATCTTGAGAATGGATTACTTGATCCAACATTTAGTATTGATGGAAAAATTACCATTGAAAGTGGCTCACGTGCTGATAAAAGTTACGGTATGGCTTTTCAAAGTGACAGCAGTATTGTATTAGCCGGAAATCATCACGCAGGGGCAACAGATGAATATATGTTTGCCAGGATATCTACATTTGGTGTTTTGGATAATACCTTCGGAACTGGTGGAATACTTTATATTTCAACATTAAATGCAACGGATATAATTAAAGATGTTGTAGTGCAATCTGATGATAAAATAGTAGCCTGTGGAAGCAGAAATAATGAAGCCGTTTTCGTGCGTGTTACCCGCAATGGAGCACTTGATAACACATTTGGTGTAGATGGAATATTAATGTTGGCTGAAGCGGATAATACCAATATTTTGAATGCGCTTGCAATTACAGCAGATAATTTCGTAATAGGAGCCGGTAGCGCTAACCAGGATGATTATAGCGATTTTCTCTTATTGCAGATCAATGTTGATATACAATCATCTATTCATAATACTAACGGCGTTATTGTTTCCGATAATATTTATCCAAACCCGGCAAAAAATAATATTACTATAAAATTAAATACAGAATTCGGCAACTTGCAGGAAATCGGAATATATAGTTTGAACGGTGAAGAAGTTTATTCTCAACGCCATGTAAGCAGCCAGCATTCCATTAGCATTACATTGCCATCACAGTTACAAACTGGTTTATACTTTGTAAATTTGAAGTATGAAAAGGGAAATACCTCTACCAAGATTCAGATCATAAAATAA